The nucleotide sequence ATACAAACGACATCTCATTACAGCCGCATTGCCTTACGCCAACGGCCCCATCCATTTGGGTCATTTGGCGGGCGCTTATCTGCCATCCGACATCTACGTTCGGTACATGCGATTGAAGCGCGAAGATGTGTTGTTCGTTTGCGGTTCGGACGAACACGGAGCGGCTATCACTATCCGTGCGAAAAAAGAAGGCGTTTCCCCACAGGAAATCGTAGATCGATATGATGCGATGTGTAAGAAGTCTTTTGCCGAATTCGGCATCGATTTCGACATCTATCATCGCACTTCTTCGGAGTTGCATAAGGAAACGGCCTCCAACTATTTCTTGGAATTGCTGGAAAAAGAAGCGTTTGAAGTGCGCGAAAGCGAGCAGTATTTTGATGAGGAAGCTCAGCAATTTTTGGCCGACCGATACATCACGGGAACGTGTCCGAAATGTGCGAACGATAGCGCTTATGGCGATCAGTGCGAGAAATGTGGAAGTGCACTCAGCCCAACAGATCTTATCAATCCGAAATCGACCTTAAGTGGAAATCCACCTGTTCTGCGAACCACTACGCACTGGTATTTGCCGATGCAAGACCACGAAAAGTGGTTGAAGGAGTGGATAAACGAAGGAACGCTTGACGGCAAACCGCATCACAACCCGAAAGACTGGAAAAACCACGTGGTCGGGCAATGCAATTCGTGGATTGATGGCGGATTGCAGCCGCGCGCCATGACCCGCGACCTTGATTGGGGTGTACCTGTCCCTGTTGAAGGTGCCGAAGGAAAAGTGCTATATGTATGGTTGGATGCCCCCATCGGCTACATCAGTGCCACCAAGCAATGGGCGGCCGATAACGGCAAGAATTGGGAGGATTACTGGAAGAAGGAGGAAACCAGATTGGTTCACTTCATCGGCAAGGACAACATCGTTTTCCATTGCATCATCTTCCCCATTCTGCTGAAAGCACATGGCGAATACATTCTGCCTGAGAACGTTCCTGCGAACGAATTCCTGAACCTGGAAGGGCAGAAACTTTCCACCTCACGAAACTGGGCGGTCTGGTTGCACGAATATTTGGAGGAATATCCAGACAGGATTGATGCGTTGCGTTACGTCATCACATCCATTCTCCCTGAGAACAAAGACAGCGAATTCACGTGGAAGGATTTTCAAGCTAGGAACAATAACGAGCTGGTCGCCATTTTGGGCAACTTCGTGAACCGTGCTGTGGTGCTAACGCACAAGTATTTCGATGGAAAAGTTCCAACCGCAGATTTCGACCAAGATGTTCTGAATGAAGTGACTTCTCATTATGAGAAAGTCGCCAGCAACCTTGATAAATTCAGCTTCCGCCAAGCATTGGCCGATGCCATGAATGTGGCTCGCATCGGCAACAAATACTTGGCTGATAATGAGCCTTGGAAAACCATCAAAACCGATGAGGTTGCTGCCCAAAAGGTCATTTCAACCTCATTGGTCATAGCTGAACATTTGAAGAACGTGATTGCTCCATTCCTTCCGAATACCTCGGAAAAGCTGGCGCATATTCTGAATGTTTCTGCTTCAAATTGGAGTGCTGAAAGCACGATTTCCGCAGGTCATCAATTGAACGCAGCCGAATTGCTTTTCACCAAGTTTGAGGATGAAGAGGTAGAAAAACAAGTGGAGAAACTGAAGCAGGCTTCGGCAGCTACACAAACCGTCACCTTGGAACCAGCCAAACCTGAAACCACGTTTGAAGACTTTCAGAAACTTGACATTCGAATTGCCACGATCATCGAAGCAGAGAAAGTCGCCAAGACCAAGAAACTCCTCAAACTGAAGGTTGACACAGGATTTGATCAACGAACAGTTGTTTCGGGCATTGCCGAATTCTATTCTCCAGAAGAGATCATCGGAAAACAAGTTTGCTTACTTGCCAATCTTGCGCCACGAGCCATTAAAGGAATTGAAAGCCAAGGAATGATTCTGATGGCTGAAAGTCCGGACGGGAAGCTATCTTTTGTACTGCCGAACCAAGCAGTTGTAAACGGCAGTTCGATAAGTTAGATCTGCCTATTTTTGCCGCGCCTTTGGCAATGGCCCCGTAGTTCAATGGATAGAATAGAAGTTTCCTAAACTTTTGATAGCAGTTCGATTCTGCTCGGGGCTACCAAACCGGACAACTCCAATTTTTCATGGATTGTCCGGTTTTCTTTTTCCCTGAAACCCTTGTCAATACTGAGACACAGAGCGACTGCTTGATTGATTTTCGGGGTTCGACATTTTTTTCCGTCAAACTCGATCATTTCAGGAAATATCGAACTCAACAAGCGAATCTTAGCCTCAGCATCCGCCTTTTTGTACCCTTGACCAAGGCTCTCAATGGTTGAGACGGCTTTTTCAATAAGATTCGTCTTGTCAGATGCATCTTCACGAAACTTCCGAAGTTCGTTTTGAGCCTCTTGTTTTGCTTGTGAATAACGTGACCGCATGGTCATGTAGTCATCCGTAGAGATCACATTATCGGCTAAATTATCCTGTAGTCTTTCTATTCTTTCTTCTTGTTTGGATATGATTTCCTGAAGCTTTTTAATCTCCACCTTTTTTGATTTAACATCGCCGTTCAACAAGCGCTTAACAATTTCCTCAAAAATCTCCTTGCTTGACCGAGAGAACCTCATACTATCAAGTATTTCTGTGATGGCGTCATTTACCATCTCTGTCCGATACCGCTCCTGATGACAATGATTACAGTGGTAATAGGCATAGCGTGTTCCCATCTTTCCTCTTGAGTGACTACCTGTCAACTTCTCGCCACACGATGAGCATTTCAATATTCCGCGTAGGGGAAGCACTTCGTTCTGAATGGACGATGAGACCCGCTTTTTCGGCTGGTTTCCGCTAAGCACCTCCTGAACTTTGAAATACAGTTCTTCGGAAATAAGTCCATCATGATTGCCTTCAATGATCTTGTGAGGTTCATTGTCGAATGCTGGGACCTCAATCTTCCCGATGTACATTGGATTACGAAGCAATTCCGACAATCTGCTTCTACTGATCGGTGTTCCTTTTTTGCTTAATGCCTTCACCACATCGACCTGGGCCGTGCCTTTAGCGACCTGTTCAAAGGCCCACCTGACACTCTCCGACATTTGATTTGGAACGATAATGGGGTTGTTGTTCTCGTCACGGGTGTTCCGATACCCGAACGGAGCGGGTCGACACCATCGTCCGGCTTTAAGCGCTGCACGCATCCCTCCTCGTACTTTGATTGACCTCCTATCATTATCAACCTCAGGTATAGTGAGGTACATGGCAAGGATCAATTTATTCTCTGGAATGGATAGGTCAATTGGCTGCTCGATGGCAAGCACAGTTATGCCCAATTTCTTCAATTGCCTGATAACTGCATATGCATCTTCCATGTTCCTTGAGAACCTGTCCCAAGAAGTGAACAACAACTCGTCTATTTTCCCTTTGTTCCTTTTTGCATATTCAAGGAATTGAATGAACGCAGGACGATTGAAGTCCTTGGCTGAGTGATCTTCCTTAAAAGAATAGACCACTTCCATGTTATTATACGCACAGTATTTCTCCAACGCATCAATCTGTATATCTAGGCTATATCCCTTTGCCTGTTCGTCACTTGATACACGGGACATGATGGCTACGCGCTTTCTCATCTTCGTTGTTTTTCAGGTTAGTAATAGTAATTGTTGCCACTTCTGTGAGAAAATCGATCATCGACTTCAATTCGTCATCAGTGTATTTCTTTTCCGTTTCACTTAATAGTTCTCTGCATTCTTTTAGGGTTAACATTATCAATCACGATGCATCCTGCTCTGTTTTTCCAGTAGCCAGATACGTGTATCAATAGGTCTGATGCGTTCAGTACCATCATTTCAATTTTACTTTTCTAGTGTTTTCACAATGAACGATCTTTCCATGTTGGGTTTTGATTGTGATATCCTGATAACCATCGTTGAGTATCAGTTCCAACAGACGGGCTTCCCTCTCAAGTTTCTGACCTTTCTTGATCTCTAAAAGGTCCATCTCATGGTTCTTATCAAACCTTACAACGACAGAAATCAATTCATCTTCCCGAAGCGCCTGAAGTACATTTGCTTCCTCATCCGATATGATCATCAGTTGACCGTGCAGGATATCGACATCCGAAAGCACCAACACTTCGGATAATACTTCACTGAGACTTATGCTCACGAAGGATCTAGAGAATAGCCCCGTGATTTCGTCCTTGTCATATACCCCATCGTGTAACATCAGCGGATTGAAGACGATACCCTTACCCTGATGATCAATTAAAAAGGAAAAAGGGGTCTGAAAGAACAAGGAATGGATGATGAACAGTTCCAACAGATTCCCAGAGGCGACCTCTTTAGTGAACAAGGCTTCAACGACTGTTTTACGATCTACCCGTTCCAAAAACTGTTTAAATCGTTGAGTATCCTCTTTGATTCCATCCATATCCTTTACCATCTCGAAAAGACGTGACGGATTGAACTCCTCCATGTGATCGGATAATGAACCGACCATGAGGTCATCTTTGAACGCTTTGATCACCGAAAGAGGAAAATTGTACTCGCGCATCTTCTCAATGAACTTAACCCAAACGAATTCCGTCAACGAGAAACGATGCATCCTGTTTGCTTCCGGTTTGACCATCAAAAGGTCCTTCCTATTCCAATCAGTCAAGATCTTTGGATGAATTCCCGTATCGATGACTCGGTATGGTCGATCCTCCAATCTCACTTTGAGTTCCGGTAGATCTACAGTGGATGAAACAATCCTATTTAGAATTGACGAAAAGGTCATAAAGTGAATGTTGTCTGCCATCGATATTACATGTTATAACCCAAAAGTATTATAAAGTTTTTCGTCTCTCAAAAAAAAGTACTGCATTTGGTCGACCGAAAAGAAGTAGTACCAATTGACGGCAGGTGGAAATCAGAAAGCATGGTCATTGTATAAATCTGCTTGACCGATCAGTTCCGGACCGGGCGCTCCGGGCCGAACGATAAAGCCTTCCGAAAAGCACATACGCATCTAAACCTTCGCTACTAACTCTATGTCAAATTTTAGAACCTGTCCATTTTTTCAACCGAACAGCATCAAAAGATTGAAAAGAGAACAGCCTTTTGTTGCCAGAATTGAATTCAAGTATCAACGCTGGGGATTCTCTAAAAAGTCAACTGAATCGAAGCGAAATATGTGATTACCAGTGGTAAAAATCTGAACGACCAAAAAACGGGAACTGGGAAGCAAGTGAAAATACAATTAGATTCATTCATAAATCCAACGGTACCAGTGCTGGATTCCCGAAGCGGATTTGAAGCGAAAGATGTCATTACCAGTGTCTAAAGGCTCTACGACCAAAAAACACGAACACTGGTAACCAGTGAAAATACAATCAGATCATTTATAAATCCAACGGCACCAGTGCCGGATTCCCAAAGCTCATTGAATGTCCTGATCGCATACGACACTGCTCAGAATAGCATCATGCCAGAATTTGACGCGGTCGGCCCGGGCCGGAGCATTGAACTTTGCAGGAACAACGGTTTCTCAAGATCTGGCTTCAAATCCCAACACTGGTGTTCATATGAAATGTAAACGGATTTGAAGCAAAATTTGTCATTACCAGTGTCATGACGCTACAATCGAAAAACATAAGCACTGGTAACCAGTGAAAACACAATCAGATCTCTCTAAAACTCAACCGTACCAGTGCCGG is from Flavobacteriales bacterium and encodes:
- the metG gene encoding methionine--tRNA ligase, with the translated sequence MTAYKRHLITAALPYANGPIHLGHLAGAYLPSDIYVRYMRLKREDVLFVCGSDEHGAAITIRAKKEGVSPQEIVDRYDAMCKKSFAEFGIDFDIYHRTSSELHKETASNYFLELLEKEAFEVRESEQYFDEEAQQFLADRYITGTCPKCANDSAYGDQCEKCGSALSPTDLINPKSTLSGNPPVLRTTTHWYLPMQDHEKWLKEWINEGTLDGKPHHNPKDWKNHVVGQCNSWIDGGLQPRAMTRDLDWGVPVPVEGAEGKVLYVWLDAPIGYISATKQWAADNGKNWEDYWKKEETRLVHFIGKDNIVFHCIIFPILLKAHGEYILPENVPANEFLNLEGQKLSTSRNWAVWLHEYLEEYPDRIDALRYVITSILPENKDSEFTWKDFQARNNNELVAILGNFVNRAVVLTHKYFDGKVPTADFDQDVLNEVTSHYEKVASNLDKFSFRQALADAMNVARIGNKYLADNEPWKTIKTDEVAAQKVISTSLVIAEHLKNVIAPFLPNTSEKLAHILNVSASNWSAESTISAGHQLNAAELLFTKFEDEEVEKQVEKLKQASAATQTVTLEPAKPETTFEDFQKLDIRIATIIEAEKVAKTKKLLKLKVDTGFDQRTVVSGIAEFYSPEEIIGKQVCLLANLAPRAIKGIESQGMILMAESPDGKLSFVLPNQAVVNGSSIS
- a CDS encoding recombinase family protein codes for the protein MGKIEVPAFDNEPHKIIEGNHDGLISEELYFKVQEVLSGNQPKKRVSSSIQNEVLPLRGILKCSSCGEKLTGSHSRGKMGTRYAYYHCNHCHQERYRTEMVNDAITEILDSMRFSRSSKEIFEEIVKRLLNGDVKSKKVEIKKLQEIISKQEERIERLQDNLADNVISTDDYMTMRSRYSQAKQEAQNELRKFREDASDKTNLIEKAVSTIESLGQGYKKADAEAKIRLLSSIFPEMIEFDGKKCRTPKINQAVALCLSIDKGFREKENRTIHEKLELSGLVAPSRIELLSKV